A genomic window from Polaribacter gangjinensis includes:
- a CDS encoding cupin domain-containing protein has product MNIQDIEQKEIVKGYKGRFVHMETFTLAFWEVEAGAEIPIHSHVHEQTTQVIEGEFEMTVDGVTKIYTPGMLVTIPSFAKHGGKAITACKLTDVFCPVREDYK; this is encoded by the coding sequence ATGAACATTCAAGATATCGAACAAAAAGAAATTGTAAAAGGCTATAAAGGAAGATTTGTACACATGGAAACCTTTACACTTGCTTTTTGGGAAGTTGAAGCTGGTGCTGAAATTCCAATTCATTCCCATGTTCACGAACAAACCACTCAAGTCATAGAGGGCGAATTCGAAATGACTGTTGATGGTGTTACAAAAATTTATACTCCTGGAATGTTAGTAACAATTCCTTCGTTTGCAAAACATGGAGGAAAAGCAATTACAGCTTGTAAACTTACAGATGTTTTTTGTCCTGTTAGAGAAGATTATAAATAA
- a CDS encoding GxxExxY protein, with the protein MNSLIYKQESYNIIGVCMEVHKELGKGFSENVYGDALEIELINAGVNYKREVKFNISYKENLLPHFYVADFIIENKIVLEIKAIEILNNSHVKQTLNYLAASKN; encoded by the coding sequence ATGAATTCACTAATTTACAAACAAGAAAGTTATAATATTATTGGAGTCTGTATGGAAGTTCATAAGGAATTAGGAAAAGGTTTTTCAGAGAATGTTTATGGGGATGCTTTAGAAATTGAATTAATTAATGCTGGTGTAAATTATAAAAGAGAAGTAAAATTTAACATCTCCTATAAAGAAAACTTACTACCACATTTTTATGTGGCAGATTTTATAATTGAAAATAAGATAGTTTTGGAAATTAAGGCAATAGAAATTCTCAACAATAGCCATGTAAAACAAACACTCAATTATTTGGCAGCATCAAAAAATTAA
- a CDS encoding class I SAM-dependent methyltransferase, translated as MSIFKVILNTIPRPWLIKMSYWIRPIITLYLKGNNFTDPIDGKSFRKMLPYGYGKQRENALSPSTLSLERHRLMWLFLKNETDFFTSTKKLKTLHIAPEQCFLSLFKKQQNLEYITSDIESPIADVKADICNLPFEDNSFDVIFCNHVLEHIHDDTKAMQELFRVLKKGGFGIFQVPQDLSRKTTFEDNSITEKKERAKIFGQYDHVRVYGKDYFNRLRNVGFKVDEIDYTKKIAPEKLERFCLMKGEILPVCYKN; from the coding sequence GTGTCTATATTCAAAGTAATATTAAATACAATCCCAAGACCTTGGCTCATCAAAATGAGTTATTGGATTCGTCCAATCATCACACTTTATTTAAAAGGAAATAATTTTACAGATCCAATTGATGGAAAAAGTTTCCGAAAAATGTTGCCTTATGGTTATGGAAAACAACGCGAAAATGCACTTTCACCATCAACCTTATCATTAGAAAGACACAGATTGATGTGGTTGTTTTTAAAAAATGAAACTGATTTTTTTACATCAACAAAAAAGCTTAAAACACTCCACATTGCACCTGAACAATGTTTTTTATCCCTATTTAAAAAACAGCAAAATTTAGAGTATATCACGAGTGATATAGAATCGCCCATTGCTGATGTAAAAGCAGATATTTGCAATCTTCCTTTTGAAGACAATTCGTTTGATGTTATTTTTTGCAACCATGTTTTAGAACACATTCATGATGATACAAAAGCGATGCAAGAATTATTTCGTGTATTAAAAAAAGGCGGATTTGGAATTTTTCAAGTACCACAAGATTTAAGTAGAAAAACTACTTTTGAAGATAATTCTATCACTGAAAAAAAAGAAAGAGCCAAGATTTTTGGGCAATATGATCATGTTCGGGTTTATGGAAAAGATTATTTTAACAGATTAAGAAACGTAGGTTTTAAAGTAGATGAAATTGATTATACTAAAAA